From Oncorhynchus mykiss isolate Arlee chromosome 25, USDA_OmykA_1.1, whole genome shotgun sequence, a single genomic window includes:
- the exoc5 gene encoding exocyst complex component 5 isoform X4 has protein sequence MTYFNEFLDGDLRSDVFNNPEKIKEAADIIQKLHLIAQELPFDRFADVKAKIASKYHDLERQLVQEFTAAQRRGEIGRMREVAAVLLHFKGYAHCVDVYIKQCQEGAYMRSDVFEDTALLCQRVNKQVGEVFQNPETVMAKLIQNIFENKLQAHVKEKLDETRRSDIEQYLKNLYDLYTRTTALAAKLTEFNLGSDKHTFLSKLIKNIFSTYLESYIEMEKDYLRTRSAMILQRYYDSKNHQKRPLGGGSIQELKERIRQRTNLPLGPSIDTHGETFLSQEVVVNLLQETRHAFERCNRLSDPSDLPKNAFSIFLLLVEHLCVDHIDYALEIGLSAIPSADAKNANLYFLDVVQQANTIFHLFDKQFNDHLMPLISSSPKLTECLHKKKEVIEQMEVKLDTGIDRTLNCMVGQMKHILATEQKKTDFRPEDENNVMIQCTAACSKVCVYVSRQVERVRKSMDGKNVDTVLTELGVRFHRLIHEHLQQYSYSSMGGMLAICDVAEYRKSAKDFRVPLVLQLFDTLHALCNLLVVAPDNLKQVCSGEQLTNLDRNLLHAFVQLRVDYRQARLGRHFS, from the exons ATTAAGGAAGCTGCTGATATCATTCAGAAGTTGCATCTCATAGCACAGGAGCTGCCGTTTGACAG GTTTGCAGATGTCAAGGCCAAGATTGCAA GTAAATACCACGACCTGGAGCGCCAGCTGGTCCAGGAGTTCACGGCGGCCCAGCGTAGGGGCGAGATTGGCCGCATGCGGGAGGTTGCCGCAGTCCTCTTACATTTCAAG GGCTATGCACACTGTGTAGATGTTTATATCAAGCAGTGTCAGGAG ggagcGTACATGCGTAGTGATGTGTTTGAAGACACGGCCCTCCTCTGCCAGCGAGTCAACAAGCAGGTGGGCGAGGTCTTCCAGAACCCCGAGACCGTCATGGCCAAACTCATCCAGAACATCTTTGAGAACAAACTACAG GCTCACGTGAAAGAGAAGCTGGACGAGACCCGCCGCTCTGACATAGAACAATACCTCAAAAACCTCTACGACCTCTACACCAG GACGACAGCCTTGGCTGCCAAGCTAACAGAGTTCAACCTGGGCTCAGACAAACACACGTTCCTGTCCAAGCTCATCAAGAACATCTTCTCCACCTATCTGGAGAGCTACATTGAAATGGAGAAAGATTACCTCCGCACACGCAGCGCCATGATCCTGCAACGCTACTACGACTCCAAGAACCACCAGAAACGCCCACTGGGTGGGGGCAG taTCCAGGAGCTGAAGGAGCGGATCAGACAGCGCACCAACCTGCCATTGGGGCCCAGCATCGACACCCACGGGGAGACCTTCCTGTCCCAGGAGGTGGTGGTCAACCTGCTGCAGGAGACACGCCACGCCTTCGAGAGGTGCAACAGG CTCTCAGATCCCTCGGACCTGCCCAAGAACGCCTTCTCCATCTTCCTGCTGCTGGTGGAGCACCTGTGTGTGGACCACATTGACTACGCACTGGAGATCGGCCTTTCCG CCATTCCATCAGCTGATGCCAAGAATGCCAACCTTTACTTCCTGGATGTAGTTCAGCAGGCCAACACCATCTTCCACCTGTTTGATAAACAGTTCAATGACCACCTCATGCCTCTTATCAG CTCTTCTCCCAAACTGACAGAGTGCCTGCACAAGAAGAAGGAGGTGATTGAACAGATGGAGGTGAAACTGGACACCGGCATAGACAG AACGCTGAACTGCATGGTGGGACAGATGAAGCACATCCTGGCTACGGAACAGAAGAAGACGGACTTCAGGCCTGAAGACGAGAACAACGTTATGATCCAGTGCACCGCA GCCTGCTccaaggtgtgtgtgtacgtaagTCGGCAGGTGGAGCGTGTGCGGAAGTCCATGGACGGTAAGAACGTGGACACAGTGCTGACGGAGCTGGGCGTGCGTTTCCACCGCCTCATCCACGAGCATCTGCAGCAGTACAGCTACAGCTCCATGGGAGGCATGCTGGCCATCTGCGACGTGGCCGAGTACCGCAAAAGTGCCAAGGACTTCCGG GTTCCTTTGGTGCTGCAACTCTTTGACACGCTCCACGCCTTGTGTAACCTCCTGGTGGTCGCCCCCGACAACCTCAAACAGGTTTGCTCCGGCGAGCAGCTTACCAACCTGGACCGGAACCTTCTGCACGCCTTCGTCCAGCTGAGAGTGGACTACCGTCAGGCCAGACTGGGACGCCACTTCAGCTAA